One Paenisporosarcina sp. FSL H8-0542 genomic region harbors:
- a CDS encoding TrkA family potassium uptake protein, with the protein MKKEFVVIGLGRFGGSIVRELIEQGADVMAIDKFSDRVDEFASIATQAIVADTTDESVLKSLGIRNFEHVIVAIGEDIQSSILTTLMLKEIGVNKITVKAQNDYHEKVLRKIGADQVVHPERDMGIRIANNIMTNNVLDYLELSEEHSIMEIKANEILAGSTLIDLDIRAKYGINIVAIKRGADILVSPQADEEIKINDVLIVIGADADIIRFEKKAMH; encoded by the coding sequence ATGAAGAAAGAATTCGTAGTTATTGGGTTAGGTCGATTTGGTGGAAGTATAGTTCGTGAGCTGATTGAACAAGGTGCAGATGTTATGGCCATCGATAAGTTTTCAGACCGTGTCGATGAATTTGCATCAATCGCGACACAAGCTATTGTTGCAGATACGACAGATGAATCTGTCTTGAAATCACTTGGGATACGTAATTTTGAACATGTAATCGTTGCGATTGGAGAGGACATTCAATCCAGTATTTTAACAACGTTGATGTTGAAGGAAATTGGTGTCAATAAAATCACGGTAAAAGCTCAAAATGACTATCATGAAAAAGTATTACGTAAAATCGGTGCCGATCAAGTGGTCCATCCTGAACGCGATATGGGTATTCGAATTGCCAACAACATAATGACAAATAATGTACTTGATTATTTGGAGTTATCGGAAGAACATTCAATTATGGAGATAAAAGCGAATGAAATATTGGCTGGCTCTACTTTAATTGATCTAGATATCCGTGCGAAATATGGAATAAATATTGTTGCGATTAAACGGGGAGCTGATATTCTCGTTTCTCCGCAAGCAGATGAAGAAATCAAAATCAATGATGTACTGATCGTAATCGGTGCAGACGCAGATATTATCCGCTTTGAAAAGAAAGCAATGCATTAA
- a CDS encoding ABC transporter ATP-binding protein: MTKQINPSVLKRFRYSSDDVIDAPFNWYQLARLFTYVKPYAKTLLPKAFIAVTITTLIRLIIPILIGEYAIDQALENKDAQMLWVVVGTIAGLYIVNTVANRFRIRWMNELGQNVIYDLRKHLFTHVQWLSHRFFDQRSAGSILVRIMNDINSLQELFTNGVINLLMDLLLLIGVLIILFTLSPPLALAVLVILPLMFFISTTLRKNIRRSWQDVRMKQAKINSHLNESIQGMRITQSFTQENENMAFFNGINEESFESWRVATKKNSMFRPFVEMTNAVGSVVLILYGAYLIQNDQLDLGAFVAFAFYLGMFWEPISRLGQIYNQLLMGMASSERIFEFLDEQPLVHEKANPTKINQLQGHIEFENVQFGYEKDRLALKGISLEMNAGETVALVGHTGSGKTTIANLVSRFYDPTSGVVKMDGMDIRDLSLSALREQISIVLQETFIFSGSIMDNIRFGNPHATDEEVINAAEAVGANRFIERLSNGYDTEVEERGNILSVGERQLLSFARALLANPRIIILDEATASIDTETELQIQQALRTLLKNRTAIMIAHRLSTIREANQIIVLENGRVLESGNHDSLMKDRGHYHQLVMSQFGEA; the protein is encoded by the coding sequence ATGACTAAACAAATCAATCCTAGTGTATTAAAACGATTCCGCTACTCTTCGGATGATGTAATTGATGCACCGTTTAACTGGTACCAACTCGCTCGACTCTTTACGTATGTGAAACCTTATGCAAAAACATTATTGCCAAAGGCTTTTATTGCTGTAACAATTACCACGCTGATTCGGCTTATCATCCCTATTTTGATAGGTGAGTATGCCATTGACCAAGCATTGGAAAACAAAGATGCTCAAATGCTATGGGTGGTGGTTGGTACTATTGCAGGATTATATATTGTCAACACTGTTGCGAATCGTTTCAGAATAAGGTGGATGAATGAACTCGGTCAAAATGTAATATACGATTTGCGTAAACATTTGTTTACGCATGTTCAATGGCTATCGCATCGTTTCTTCGATCAACGTTCAGCCGGCTCAATACTCGTCAGGATTATGAACGATATAAACTCGCTGCAAGAGTTGTTTACAAATGGTGTTATCAATCTATTGATGGATTTGCTACTTCTTATAGGGGTACTTATCATCCTGTTTACGCTCAGTCCACCACTTGCTTTAGCAGTTCTGGTCATCTTGCCCCTGATGTTTTTCATCTCGACGACGCTGCGTAAAAACATCCGTCGCTCATGGCAGGATGTGCGGATGAAACAAGCGAAAATCAACTCCCATCTGAATGAAAGTATTCAAGGAATGCGAATTACTCAATCATTCACACAGGAAAATGAAAACATGGCGTTCTTTAATGGAATTAATGAAGAAAGTTTTGAGTCTTGGCGTGTAGCCACTAAAAAGAATTCTATGTTCCGACCGTTCGTAGAAATGACGAATGCCGTTGGTTCGGTTGTTCTGATTTTGTACGGTGCATATTTAATCCAAAATGACCAGCTTGACCTTGGTGCATTCGTCGCATTTGCCTTTTACCTCGGCATGTTCTGGGAGCCAATTTCACGTTTAGGCCAGATATATAACCAATTACTGATGGGGATGGCGTCCTCTGAAAGAATTTTCGAATTCTTGGATGAGCAGCCTTTGGTACATGAAAAAGCAAATCCAACTAAAATTAATCAATTACAAGGTCATATCGAATTTGAAAATGTTCAATTCGGTTATGAAAAAGACCGTTTAGCTTTAAAAGGAATCTCTCTTGAAATGAATGCAGGGGAGACGGTTGCCCTGGTTGGTCATACGGGATCTGGTAAAACGACAATTGCCAATCTGGTTTCACGTTTTTACGATCCAACTTCTGGTGTGGTGAAAATGGATGGAATGGATATCCGTGATTTATCACTGAGTGCATTGCGTGAACAAATCAGCATTGTACTTCAGGAAACGTTTATTTTCTCAGGCTCCATCATGGATAATATTCGATTCGGCAATCCACATGCTACGGATGAAGAAGTAATCAATGCAGCCGAAGCTGTTGGTGCAAACCGTTTCATCGAGCGTTTATCGAATGGGTATGATACCGAAGTGGAAGAGCGAGGGAATATTTTATCCGTTGGTGAACGACAACTGTTATCTTTTGCACGGGCACTTCTTGCAAATCCAAGAATTATCATTCTGGATGAGGCAACAGCTTCCATTGATACGGAAACAGAACTTCAAATTCAACAAGCGTTAAGAACGCTGTTGAAAAACCGGACAGCGATCATGATTGCTCATCGACTTTCTACCATCCGTGAAGCAAATCAGATTATTGTTTTGGAAAATGGACGTGTTTTGGAATCGGGGAATCATGATTCTTTAATGAAAGATCGTGGTCATTATCACCAGTTGGTGATGTCCCAATTTGGAGAAGCGTAA